The Candidatus Poribacteria bacterium genome includes a window with the following:
- a CDS encoding phytanoyl-CoA dioxygenase family protein, translating to MESTTMLDSLFRLSGPSQADIDSFHNDGYIAYPDVLTDDGREGLIEEITQHFEPTRQYIETLNNGDEPERPYFIRPWNDRGKYSDQLIDDPFITALICATIGEAYHFCHSALNIAPRGVGPLGFHQDHHHWKHENPINFAERDNYYIQILYYPNGFTRGDRNLKVIPGSHKVAPTREATPERMLAGDYDKEAGRKLEEKRLELPPGSMVYIDARIFHAVEAKPVDSPQLYRIFNIDIFKEAGPPHRYTQEIPVEWIEHATPHRQKLFDREAYTEGCWS from the coding sequence ATGGAGAGCACTACGATGCTTGATTCACTTTTCCGATTATCAGGTCCGTCGCAAGCAGATATCGACTCTTTCCACAACGACGGCTATATCGCTTATCCGGACGTGCTAACGGACGATGGCAGAGAAGGGCTGATTGAGGAGATTACACAGCATTTTGAACCGACACGTCAGTACATTGAAACGTTGAATAACGGGGATGAACCCGAACGCCCCTATTTCATCCGTCCGTGGAATGATCGCGGTAAATATAGCGATCAACTTATTGATGATCCTTTTATTACAGCACTGATATGCGCGACCATTGGTGAGGCGTACCACTTTTGTCACTCCGCACTTAACATAGCACCCCGCGGGGTCGGTCCTCTCGGTTTTCACCAAGACCACCACCATTGGAAGCATGAGAATCCGATTAATTTCGCTGAACGCGATAACTACTATATACAGATTTTGTACTATCCAAATGGCTTCACACGTGGCGATCGAAACCTCAAAGTTATTCCGGGTAGCCATAAGGTCGCGCCGACGAGAGAGGCAACGCCAGAACGGATGCTCGCAGGCGACTATGACAAAGAAGCCGGACGTAAATTGGAAGAGAAACGGTTGGAATTACCGCCGGGGAGTATGGTCTATATAGATGCCCGGATCTTCCACGCCGTTGAGGCAAAGCCTGTGGATTCGCCGCAGCTCTATCGTATCTTCAACATCGACATCTTCAAGGAAGCAGGCCCGCCGCACCGTTACACGCAAGAAATCCCTGTGGAATGGATAGAACACGCCACCCCGCATCGCCAGAAGTTATTTGATCGTGAAGCGTATACAGAAGGGTGCTGGAGCTAA
- a CDS encoding sulfatase-like hydrolase/transferase, translating to MNTSDRPNILWISLEDTTPRFGCYGDTLARTPNVDRLAAGGCRFPNAFSTAGVCAPSRSAIITGMYQTSIGTHHHRTTHTDPSTPDLPTPYSAVPPPYVKTFTEYLRGAGYYCTNNSKTDYQFTPPITAWDDNSNQGHWRNRAEGQPFFSVFNPTVTHESGMWEKEDRPLTTNSDDVELPPYLPDTPKARAALARQYDNLATADTRVGELLDQLEEDGLAENTIVFIWSDHGEGLPRGKRWPYDAGIQIPLIVRWHEALNPGSESDQLVSLIDLGPTVLSLCGVQAPQHLHGQPFLGPEKVEREYIFATRDRLDLSYHMLRAVRDKKYKYIRNYYPEKPYLRWDPYRNSHPVMQEMWRLHTEGKLEGDQLVMFQSPCPTEELYDVENDKYELNNLAENAAHANVLKRMRETLGEWQTEFGDMGYISEEQMVAKWYPNGTQPQTAPPLFIPINASNPGMEPTHEDGEWDAPLLLQLHCSTQGASIAYTTEPGEDVRWQLYTEPLRLPKGETVIRAKAIRIGYKESDEKSLKFTVSDN from the coding sequence ATGAACACATCAGACCGTCCGAACATTCTTTGGATCTCGTTAGAGGATACAACACCGCGCTTCGGTTGCTACGGGGACACGCTTGCGCGTACACCGAACGTTGACCGGCTCGCTGCAGGCGGGTGTCGGTTTCCAAATGCCTTTTCAACAGCCGGCGTCTGTGCACCCAGTCGTTCCGCTATTATCACCGGTATGTATCAGACTTCCATTGGAACACATCACCATCGGACCACGCATACAGACCCAAGTACACCTGACCTACCGACGCCGTATTCTGCTGTTCCGCCACCTTATGTGAAAACCTTCACTGAATATCTGAGAGGGGCAGGCTATTATTGCACCAACAATAGTAAAACAGACTATCAGTTTACACCTCCTATCACAGCGTGGGATGACAATAGCAATCAAGGACACTGGCGAAATCGTGCGGAAGGGCAACCCTTCTTTTCCGTTTTTAACCCAACCGTTACACACGAAAGCGGTATGTGGGAAAAGGAAGATCGTCCACTGACCACGAATTCGGATGACGTGGAATTACCACCTTATTTACCAGATACACCTAAAGCCCGTGCTGCATTGGCTCGACAGTACGATAACCTCGCCACTGCTGATACACGTGTCGGAGAGTTGTTAGATCAACTCGAAGAGGACGGCCTCGCTGAAAATACCATTGTCTTTATTTGGAGCGACCACGGTGAAGGACTTCCGCGCGGTAAACGTTGGCCCTATGATGCGGGGATTCAAATTCCGTTGATTGTGCGTTGGCACGAAGCACTTAATCCAGGGAGTGAAAGTGATCAATTGGTGAGTTTGATTGACCTCGGTCCCACTGTGCTTTCGTTATGTGGTGTTCAAGCACCGCAGCACCTACATGGACAACCCTTCCTTGGCCCCGAAAAAGTAGAACGTGAATATATTTTTGCGACGCGCGACCGCCTTGATTTATCGTATCACATGCTGCGTGCTGTGCGGGATAAAAAGTATAAATACATCCGAAATTATTACCCCGAAAAGCCGTATCTCCGCTGGGATCCTTACCGCAATAGCCATCCGGTGATGCAGGAGATGTGGCGACTTCACACCGAAGGCAAATTAGAGGGGGATCAATTGGTCATGTTCCAATCACCGTGCCCCACTGAGGAGCTCTATGATGTGGAAAATGACAAGTATGAACTCAACAACTTAGCAGAGAATGCAGCACATGCAAATGTGCTTAAGCGGATGCGAGAAACGTTGGGAGAATGGCAAACTGAATTCGGGGATATGGGGTATATATCCGAAGAACAGATGGTGGCGAAATGGTATCCTAACGGCACACAACCCCAAACGGCACCACCACTTTTCATTCCGATTAACGCGTCTAACCCTGGTATGGAACCTACTCATGAAGATGGAGAATGGGACGCACCGCTGCTTCTGCAACTCCATTGTTCAACACAAGGTGCCTCAATTGCGTATACAACCGAACCAGGTGAAGATGTCCGATGGCAGTTGTATACAGAACCTTTGCGTTTACCGAAAGGTGAAACTGTTATAAGAGCAAAAGCAATTCGGATCGGTTACAAAGAGAGCGATGAAAAATCTCTAAAATTCACAGTTTCAGACAACTAA
- a CDS encoding sulfatase-like hydrolase/transferase — translation MNISDRPNILWISLEDTTPRFGCYGDPIARTPNIDRLAAGGCRFPNAFSTAGVCAPSRSAIITSMYQTSIGTHHMRTRHTNPNTPDMPTPYSAVPPPYVKTFTEYLRGAGYYCTNNSKTDYQFTPPITAWDESDNTAHWRNRDAEQPFFSVFNPGVTHESGMWERENRPLTTTTNPDDVQLPPYLPDTPKARQALARQYDNLATADARVGELLDQLEEDGLAENTIVFLWSDHGEGLPRGKRWPYDAGIRIPLIVRWPGTLSPGSTTEQLVSLIDLGPTVLSLCDVQAPQHLQGQPFLGPQTIERDYIFATRDRYDESYDMMRAVRDKRYKYIKNYYPEKPYLLWIPYRNRHPVMQEMWRLYAAGELEGDQAVMFRSPRPAEELYDTENDKYELNNLAEDAEHQDVLERMRRTLTAWQSEFGDMGNIPEEQMVATWYPDGTQPQTAAPIFIPINAEHPGTEVAHRVGEWAAPLILQLHCSTQGASIAYTTEQGDDARWRLYTDPLRLPKGETSVRAKAIRIGYSESEEKTIHLKVL, via the coding sequence ATGAACATATCAGACCGCCCGAACATTCTTTGGATCTCGTTAGAGGATACAACACCGCGATTCGGTTGTTACGGAGACCCAATCGCTCGCACCCCGAATATTGACCGCCTCGCTGCAGGCGGGTGTCGGTTTCCGAATGCGTTTTCAACTGCTGGGGTCTGCGCCCCGAGCCGTTCTGCAATCATTACCAGTATGTACCAGACCTCCATCGGTACGCACCATATGCGGACACGGCATACGAACCCGAACACCCCCGACATGCCGACACCGTATTCCGCAGTGCCGCCCCCTTATGTCAAGACTTTCACCGAATATCTCCGAGGCGCGGGCTATTACTGCACGAATAATAGCAAAACCGACTACCAGTTTACACCCCCCATCACGGCGTGGGATGAAAGCGACAACACCGCACACTGGCGAAATCGCGACGCAGAGCAACCCTTCTTTTCGGTCTTCAATCCAGGTGTTACGCACGAAAGCGGTATGTGGGAACGAGAGAATCGCCCGTTGACCACAACCACGAATCCAGACGATGTGCAGTTACCACCCTATCTGCCCGATACGCCGAAAGCGAGGCAGGCATTGGCGCGCCAATACGATAACCTCGCGACCGCCGACGCACGCGTCGGTGAACTGTTGGATCAGCTAGAAGAGGATGGGCTTGCTGAGAACACTATTGTCTTTCTCTGGAGCGATCACGGCGAAGGACTTCCACGCGGTAAACGATGGCCCTACGATGCAGGTATCCGTATCCCCTTGATTGTCCGATGGCCCGGCACCCTGAGTCCAGGCAGTACCACTGAACAACTGGTGAGTTTGATTGACCTCGGCCCCACGGTGCTTTCACTCTGTGACGTGCAGGCACCCCAGCACCTGCAGGGACAACCGTTTCTCGGTCCACAGACGATTGAACGCGATTACATCTTTGCGACACGCGACCGTTATGACGAATCCTACGATATGATGCGCGCTGTGCGAGATAAGCGGTATAAATACATCAAAAATTATTACCCTGAAAAGCCGTATCTGCTTTGGATTCCGTATCGCAATCGGCATCCAGTCATGCAGGAGATGTGGCGGTTGTATGCCGCGGGTGAATTAGAGGGGGATCAGGCGGTTATGTTTCGTTCGCCGCGTCCGGCTGAAGAGCTCTACGATACCGAAAATGATAAGTATGAACTCAACAATTTGGCAGAAGACGCTGAACACCAAGATGTGCTGGAACGGATGCGCCGGACACTAACAGCGTGGCAATCCGAATTCGGCGATATGGGAAATATACCTGAAGAACAGATGGTTGCAACGTGGTATCCTGATGGTACGCAACCGCAAACGGCGGCTCCGATTTTTATTCCGATTAACGCCGAACATCCGGGCACAGAAGTAGCACATAGAGTTGGTGAATGGGCGGCTCCGCTTATTTTACAACTTCACTGCTCCACGCAAGGGGCATCCATTGCCTATACGACGGAGCAAGGAGACGATGCCCGTTGGCGGTTGTATACCGATCCGCTACGTCTACCAAAGGGCGAAACAAGCGTCCGCGCGAAAGCGATTCGCATCGGCTATAGTGAAAGTGAAGAGAAAACGATTCATCTTAAGGTCTTATAA
- a CDS encoding lactonase family protein produces the protein MAQQNSQDYFVYVGTYTDGNSEGIYVYRLDGATGALEYSSKITGVENPSFVEIHPSGQYLYAVNELNEFEGKDSGAVTAFYIHKETGEISYLNQRATGGGAPCHLSVDSTGKCLLVANYGGGSVTAFPIASDGRLGEASDFVQHQGSSVNPQRQMEPHAHAIMIDPGNRYAFSPDLGLDKVLIYQLDAKNGKLTPNTQPWARVQPGAGPRHFDFHPNGQYAYVINEIDSTFTAFRYDAKAGTLTEFQTISTLPDDFDGTSHCADIHVHPSGKFLYGSNRGHDSIAICAIDAETGMLSSIGFESTQGQAPRNFGLNPEGTFLFAANQRTDTVVTFTIDAETGELNATGDVAEVPTPVCLKMLACG, from the coding sequence ATGGCACAACAGAACAGCCAAGACTATTTCGTTTACGTCGGCACCTATACAGATGGAAACAGCGAAGGGATTTACGTCTACCGCTTAGACGGCGCGACGGGTGCCTTGGAATATAGCAGCAAAATAACAGGCGTTGAGAATCCATCGTTTGTAGAGATACACCCGAGCGGACAATATCTCTATGCTGTCAACGAACTTAACGAGTTTGAAGGCAAAGATAGTGGTGCTGTCACGGCATTTTATATTCATAAAGAGACAGGAGAGATTAGCTATCTCAACCAACGCGCGACCGGCGGTGGTGCCCCGTGCCATCTAAGTGTGGATTCGACTGGTAAATGTCTGCTCGTGGCGAATTACGGTGGTGGCAGCGTCACTGCTTTCCCGATTGCGTCGGACGGTAGGCTGGGTGAAGCCTCCGATTTCGTGCAGCATCAGGGATCCAGCGTCAATCCACAACGACAGATGGAACCGCACGCGCACGCGATCATGATTGATCCGGGTAATCGTTACGCTTTTTCACCCGACCTCGGGCTTGATAAAGTGCTCATCTACCAATTAGATGCGAAAAACGGGAAACTCACGCCTAATACGCAACCGTGGGCGCGTGTGCAGCCCGGTGCGGGACCTCGGCATTTCGATTTCCATCCGAACGGTCAATATGCTTATGTAATTAACGAGATAGATTCTACATTCACTGCTTTCCGGTACGACGCGAAAGCCGGAACACTCACTGAATTCCAAACGATTTCCACACTCCCCGATGATTTCGACGGCACCAGTCATTGTGCCGATATCCACGTCCATCCTTCCGGGAAGTTCTTGTACGGGTCAAATCGTGGGCATGATAGTATTGCAATCTGCGCGATTGATGCGGAAACGGGAATGTTGAGTTCTATCGGCTTTGAATCTACACAAGGGCAGGCACCTCGAAACTTCGGGCTGAATCCAGAAGGCACCTTCCTCTTTGCGGCAAATCAGCGGACGGATACAGTTGTTACGTTCACTATTGACGCTGAAACGGGTGAGTTGAACGCGACTGGCGATGTAGCGGAGGTGCCGACACCTGTCTGTTTGAAGATGTTGGCGTGTGGTTAG
- a CDS encoding arylsulfatase, with the protein MNENSKPNIVLILNDDMGFSDLGCYGGEVHTPNLDRLATGGLRFTQFYNTARCCPSRASMLTGLHPHQTGVGHMMGNDGLEGYRGDLNDRCITIADAVRSEGYGTYMSGKWHISRHAGPDGPKHSWPCQRGFDEYYGIITGAANFWKPNTLTRNNTRIQHDELPEGYFFTDAVSHEAATYIRNHTEKTPERPFFTYVAYTAPHWPLHAHEEDIARYNGRFAAGWDELREERLSRMREMGILDESWQLTARDSSQLPWTEAEYKEWNQRRMEVYAAQITRMDAGIGQIIDTLEETGQLDNTLILFLADNGGCAEELGGPPAIRDKGSLISTDTTSDGQPVYRGNDPTIMPGPETTYQSYGVPWANLSNTPFRLYKHWVHEGGIATPLIAHWPDAIKAAGELRHQPGQLPDIMATCLEVSGATYPEEHDGKPILPLEGTSLMPIFDGKSNGKDVLYWEHEGNCAVRQDNWKLVCKFPGDWELYDLEAERTEINDLAAKHPQKLEELTGLYRDWADRCLIYPWDKLQELRRQRRHER; encoded by the coding sequence ATGAACGAAAATAGTAAACCGAATATTGTCCTCATTCTCAACGACGACATGGGTTTTTCCGACTTAGGCTGCTACGGGGGCGAAGTCCACACGCCAAATCTTGACCGGCTCGCCACTGGCGGGCTGCGGTTTACGCAGTTTTACAATACCGCACGCTGCTGTCCATCCCGTGCCTCCATGCTTACAGGGTTGCATCCACACCAGACAGGTGTCGGACACATGATGGGCAACGACGGACTTGAGGGCTATCGTGGGGACCTTAATGACCGCTGTATTACTATTGCCGATGCAGTTCGTTCAGAAGGCTACGGCACGTATATGAGCGGCAAATGGCATATCTCGCGCCACGCTGGCCCCGATGGCCCCAAACACAGTTGGCCCTGCCAACGCGGATTTGACGAGTACTACGGTATTATCACCGGTGCCGCAAACTTCTGGAAGCCGAATACACTCACGCGAAATAACACGCGTATCCAGCACGATGAACTCCCTGAAGGCTATTTCTTCACGGATGCTGTTAGCCATGAAGCGGCGACGTATATCCGAAATCATACTGAAAAGACACCGGAACGTCCATTCTTTACCTATGTCGCTTACACGGCACCACATTGGCCCTTGCACGCCCACGAAGAAGATATTGCACGCTACAACGGACGTTTTGCCGCTGGATGGGACGAACTCCGAGAAGAACGACTCTCACGGATGCGGGAGATGGGAATTTTAGATGAGTCCTGGCAGCTCACAGCACGTGATTCCTCCCAACTACCTTGGACCGAAGCAGAATATAAGGAGTGGAATCAACGTCGCATGGAAGTCTACGCTGCACAAATCACCCGGATGGATGCAGGCATTGGACAAATTATTGACACGCTGGAGGAGACGGGACAGCTCGATAACACGCTCATCCTGTTTTTAGCCGATAACGGTGGTTGCGCGGAAGAACTCGGTGGCCCCCCGGCAATACGGGACAAGGGTTCACTCATCAGTACCGATACGACTTCTGATGGTCAACCCGTCTATCGGGGCAACGACCCCACCATCATGCCGGGGCCGGAGACGACTTATCAGAGTTACGGCGTGCCGTGGGCAAACCTATCTAATACCCCTTTCCGATTGTACAAACATTGGGTACATGAAGGCGGAATTGCTACGCCGCTAATAGCGCATTGGCCAGATGCCATAAAGGCTGCCGGAGAATTACGGCATCAACCCGGACAACTGCCAGATATCATGGCAACATGCCTTGAGGTTTCAGGCGCGACTTATCCTGAAGAACACGATGGAAAACCTATTTTGCCGTTAGAGGGAACAAGCTTAATGCCGATTTTTGATGGAAAGAGTAACGGTAAAGACGTACTCTATTGGGAACATGAGGGTAATTGTGCAGTCCGACAAGATAACTGGAAACTCGTCTGTAAGTTTCCCGGTGATTGGGAACTCTACGATCTGGAAGCGGAACGGACGGAAATTAACGATCTCGCCGCTAAGCATCCACAGAAACTTGAAGAACTCACTGGACTTTATCGAGATTGGGCGGATCGCTGTCTTATCTATCCATGGGATAAACTCCAAGAACTTCGTAGACAGCGTCGCCACGAGCGCTAA
- a CDS encoding CDP-alcohol phosphatidyltransferase family protein — MIANLITLFRLILAFVVISLFGYHIYLDILLVVLIGFILFLDAVDGYVARKLNQTSDFGALFDIIGDRIVECIFWVYFAVVGLIPFWIPVIVIARGFFTDGLRSAAFAQGKTAFGENTMMSSKWTRALTSSRISRSIYGIAKAVAFIYLGGVIAFTNSGIHPELIVGLELAGVILSGVTVAMCLIRGLPVLVDGWKYVKE; from the coding sequence ATGATTGCGAATTTGATTACGCTCTTCCGCCTGATTCTCGCCTTTGTTGTGATTTCCCTCTTTGGATATCACATATACTTAGACATTTTGCTTGTTGTGCTAATCGGTTTTATCCTATTCCTTGATGCGGTTGACGGTTATGTTGCTCGCAAACTGAATCAGACTTCCGATTTTGGTGCGTTGTTTGACATCATCGGCGACCGAATTGTCGAATGCATCTTCTGGGTTTACTTCGCTGTAGTTGGGTTGATCCCATTCTGGATTCCAGTGATCGTGATTGCGCGAGGGTTTTTCACAGACGGCTTGCGAAGTGCTGCCTTTGCGCAAGGCAAAACAGCCTTCGGTGAGAACACTATGATGTCTTCCAAATGGACCCGTGCCCTTACGAGTTCACGCATAAGCCGTAGTATCTACGGCATTGCGAAAGCTGTTGCTTTCATCTATCTTGGTGGTGTTATTGCCTTCACGAATTCTGGCATTCATCCGGAATTAATCGTCGGTCTGGAATTAGCAGGCGTAATACTCTCTGGTGTAACTGTCGCTATGTGCCTTATTCGCGGACTTCCTGTTCTGGTTGACGGTTGGAAGTATGTCAAAGAGTAA
- a CDS encoding DUF3857 domain-containing protein: MMFHKNHTFWLLSLLFLITGCTIFSQNSSPPPIVDPVVERGRQWQKLIETGNNELKQGDLRAALAAYETAITLRPNASEIQRKIAEIYYQLQEYENARNAFVAFLALKPKNITALKYAGYLSEKLIDYAAAAEYYERVLGVSGDNLYALNHLGLAYKQLERYDEAVEVLHKALSLDPKCERPESENLHNYLGLIYLGQGKLGEAIAELRESIRLFPKDTWAGEQLAAIYEEQQRYFEAQLQYQRILEIDPDNLLALTRLQALAQLNLGSRQVTDVPPVTLLTPDVEHIIANAPDASDYPDADTLVLFNHFSHDVLPTGQSRYTTHQVVKILTERGIQRYGDIAIPYQPAAQNIEVNIARTITADGTILQPPDEAFNDVTPPGLLAQNLYSDAMWKVISMVGLAPGVCIEYQVTLEDKVPGGETWITGGYNFQATEATLETTFALQIPKAWHLQWGVANEPNSQVPVISHTENDTLIYIWKYGEMPALTLEEGMPHINDIVPRLRYSSIEDWDSVYAWYKDLAKGRYAPDTDIEAKVQQLTSDLTTEAARIRAIYHFVTTNIRYVGIELGRSAYQPSPATEVFQMQYGDCKDKTTLLISMLDLAGIKAYPVLVSVAPHERVDTTLPSLSQFNHMIAAIPTSTNTYIWLDPTAATCSYGDLPYNVQGRTGFLISDTHGKFVEIPIYPSEANRLLSTTELTLDNDGSLQGTLYIQTNGQYDLNTRWAYQQIHPNALKTTLTTELSQQFPGIQVAWAEMSNLRDLNVPVTINLGFHVENYGTSVGNDMLLPLPIDEFADYAGTFANEQRTYSLDLGYPMQIEKAIRIQIPDGWTATLPNDIHHATENAELTRQYRQVGNVITYQLMFTLKNRILSAAAYSAARSLFTALAGEDGSRVLLNTGGDNQMSLK, from the coding sequence ATGATGTTTCATAAAAACCATACATTTTGGCTGTTAAGTCTACTTTTTCTTATCACCGGATGCACAATCTTCTCGCAAAATTCATCTCCACCACCAATAGTTGACCCGGTGGTGGAGCGCGGCCGGCAGTGGCAGAAGCTGATTGAGACAGGCAATAATGAACTAAAACAGGGTGACCTGCGTGCAGCACTTGCTGCTTACGAAACGGCTATTACGCTCCGACCGAATGCCAGCGAGATCCAACGCAAAATAGCGGAAATATACTATCAACTTCAGGAATACGAGAACGCGAGGAACGCATTTGTTGCTTTTTTGGCTCTTAAGCCGAAGAATATCACGGCTCTAAAATACGCTGGATACCTTTCTGAGAAATTAATCGACTACGCCGCTGCTGCTGAATACTATGAGCGGGTTCTCGGAGTTTCAGGAGATAACCTCTATGCATTAAACCATCTCGGTTTAGCCTATAAACAACTCGAACGCTATGATGAGGCGGTGGAGGTCCTCCACAAAGCACTATCGCTTGATCCGAAGTGTGAACGTCCAGAAAGCGAAAATTTACACAATTACTTGGGGTTAATCTATCTCGGACAAGGTAAACTTGGTGAAGCAATCGCTGAATTACGGGAGTCCATTCGGCTATTTCCGAAGGATACTTGGGCAGGAGAACAACTCGCTGCAATCTATGAAGAGCAACAGCGGTACTTTGAGGCACAACTGCAATACCAACGAATTTTGGAAATTGATCCGGATAACCTCCTCGCCTTGACACGACTCCAAGCACTCGCACAACTGAATCTCGGTTCGAGGCAGGTTACCGATGTACCGCCTGTCACCCTCCTGACGCCGGATGTTGAGCATATTATCGCGAATGCCCCTGACGCGAGCGACTATCCTGACGCTGATACGCTGGTGCTATTTAACCATTTCAGCCACGACGTTTTGCCGACAGGACAGTCGCGTTACACAACACACCAAGTTGTTAAAATCCTCACCGAAAGGGGTATTCAGAGATACGGGGATATTGCTATCCCTTACCAACCTGCTGCGCAGAATATAGAGGTAAACATCGCAAGAACAATCACAGCGGATGGAACGATCCTGCAACCACCCGATGAAGCCTTTAACGACGTAACGCCGCCCGGTTTGTTGGCTCAAAACCTCTATTCTGACGCTATGTGGAAGGTCATCTCTATGGTTGGTCTCGCACCGGGAGTCTGCATCGAGTACCAGGTAACGCTCGAAGATAAAGTGCCAGGAGGAGAAACATGGATTACTGGCGGATATAATTTTCAGGCAACAGAGGCAACACTGGAAACCACCTTCGCGCTTCAGATACCCAAAGCGTGGCACCTTCAATGGGGAGTTGCTAACGAGCCAAATTCACAGGTGCCTGTAATATCCCATACAGAAAATGATACGCTCATCTATATATGGAAGTACGGCGAGATGCCCGCGCTGACGTTGGAAGAAGGCATGCCACACATTAACGACATCGTACCACGTTTGCGCTATTCCTCAATTGAGGATTGGGACAGTGTCTATGCGTGGTATAAAGACCTCGCGAAAGGGAGATATGCCCCCGATACCGATATTGAAGCAAAAGTCCAGCAGCTAACCAGCGATCTGACGACGGAGGCGGCGAGAATACGCGCGATCTATCATTTTGTCACCACAAACATCCGGTACGTCGGTATTGAACTTGGACGGAGTGCTTACCAACCTTCGCCTGCCACCGAGGTTTTTCAAATGCAATACGGGGATTGCAAAGATAAAACGACACTCCTGATTTCAATGCTCGATTTGGCGGGTATCAAAGCCTACCCGGTCCTTGTGAGTGTCGCACCGCACGAACGCGTTGATACTACACTACCTTCGCTCAGCCAGTTTAACCACATGATCGCCGCAATTCCTACCAGCACAAATACTTATATATGGTTGGATCCTACAGCTGCAACCTGTAGTTATGGGGACCTCCCATATAACGTGCAAGGGCGCACAGGGTTTCTTATCTCCGATACACACGGCAAGTTTGTGGAGATACCTATTTATCCATCAGAAGCCAACCGACTTCTCAGCACAACAGAATTGACGTTAGACAACGATGGTAGTCTGCAAGGCACGCTTTACATCCAGACAAATGGACAGTATGATCTAAATACCCGATGGGCATACCAGCAGATACATCCCAATGCCCTGAAAACTACCTTAACGACTGAACTCAGCCAGCAATTTCCGGGCATCCAGGTGGCGTGGGCCGAGATGTCCAACCTTCGTGATTTAAACGTGCCGGTGACAATTAATCTCGGTTTCCATGTTGAGAATTATGGAACGTCGGTGGGAAACGATATGCTATTACCCTTACCTATTGATGAGTTCGCCGACTACGCTGGAACCTTTGCTAACGAACAACGCACCTATTCATTGGACTTAGGTTATCCGATGCAAATCGAAAAGGCAATCCGCATCCAAATTCCAGATGGATGGACGGCTACACTGCCAAACGATATTCACCACGCTACAGAAAATGCGGAGTTGACTCGGCAGTACAGGCAGGTTGGGAATGTGATCACTTATCAGCTCATGTTTACCCTTAAAAATCGCATACTTTCAGCAGCTGCGTATTCAGCAGCAAGATCACTGTTTACGGCACTTGCGGGCGAAGATGGCAGTCGTGTGTTGCTAAATACAGGCGGCGATAATCAGATGTCACTAAAATAA
- the purE gene encoding 5-(carboxyamino)imidazole ribonucleotide mutase, whose translation MSLQEQKTPLVGIVMGSDSDLEKMAEAAKVLEEFEIPFEITISSAHRSPERTTAWTERIKAEGGQVIIAGAGRAAHLAGVIAAHTTLPVIGVPIDGGPLDGVDALYATVQMPPGIPVGTMAIGSGGARNAGLFAVQILALQFPELDAKLLAYKAKLSDGVAEKAARLQEVGYQNY comes from the coding sequence ATGTCGCTTCAAGAACAAAAGACTCCCCTTGTCGGTATCGTGATGGGAAGCGATTCCGACTTGGAAAAAATGGCAGAAGCCGCAAAGGTTTTAGAAGAATTTGAGATCCCGTTCGAGATAACGATCTCTTCCGCACACCGCTCACCAGAACGGACAACAGCGTGGACAGAGAGGATTAAAGCGGAAGGGGGACAGGTAATTATCGCTGGTGCCGGACGTGCCGCACATCTTGCAGGTGTCATCGCAGCACACACGACGCTACCGGTCATCGGTGTGCCGATTGACGGCGGACCGCTTGACGGGGTAGATGCGCTGTATGCTACAGTCCAGATGCCGCCGGGTATTCCTGTCGGAACAATGGCAATCGGCTCCGGTGGTGCGAGAAATGCAGGGCTATTTGCTGTTCAAATTCTGGCACTCCAATTCCCTGAACTTGATGCAAAATTGTTGGCGTATAAAGCGAAGTTGAGTGATGGTGTCGCCGAGAAAGCAGCGCGTCTGCAAGAGGTTGGCTACCAGAATTATTAG